aaaacacgcttttctcagaaaagatccaactaaaattgacttaagtggtcccatgttggccgtaaaaacataataataataataataatctgttccCTTGGAACAATGAATAGATGGGGCGAATGATGTTCGTAATTGTCCTGGAAGGAGGAAAGTCCAAAGTAATTAGGCATAACAGACGTTtaacaagatttattatttactctttcCTTTTTGTGAGTTTTTCATGTGAGCCTTTTATCGAAGTATTTTGCCGAATCTGATCGtggtagttaaatattattaattttagctaGTTGGCAGATGTTTCACCAACGTATGGAAAGACAATATAACGTGATACTTTTGTtttcattagatttattatttcatcagtCATTAACTTCTAAAGACGAAGCTTTGTCAAGATAGCTCTCTTCAATGCTGCCATCTTCTAGCCGCTTACAACGCAAAGTTCATCTCCCTGTATATTTTTGAAGGATAGAGCTTTGAGTCATCCTCTTACTTTCTATCCTATTTTCAGATATTAATGATCATGCCATACGTAACACGTGTTCAATTAATTACGCCCTTCTTTGTCTAaccaagtttattttttctctctattCCTATTTTAAACTggcctttaattattttataccttaTTCTTTGAACTCCTCTCATTATGTTGTAACACATAAGGTTTCTATCTAGCGATTTAAATGCGAGGAATAAaaaacccaaacaaaaaatataattgttttctttcagcCCTCAGCTTCCTCCACATCAAATTTCCACTGCTTTAACACTTTTTTTCGTATTTCTGAGGCTCTACACAATTATCCTTACATCCATATGTTAATACACTTCACACAAATGTTTTAGTTTGCTTTTTCAAGACTTCCACAAATCTTTTGACAATACGATTTAATAGGTCCATATTTCTTCATAAGTACtcataaatttgttgaaatattgtaataaaaagtattgtaaagTAAATCTGCaaagtattatgaaaaataatactaataattagtattatttttcctgGAAATTGAAAGTTTGTTATGTAATGCAtctgattatgttaaaaataatgtttgaaatgaCGCAAGtccatcaaattatttatttataatggagtattaatttaatttacacacttattaatatttctttatcattacatgaatattttacagaaagtatgattattattgaatgaccaatgtttaaacaatttctttgctCTGTGAAAATCTTCTGTTAATTCTTAagcgtttattttcttttactttccagACAAATGTAGGTAAAGTAGTTAAATTAAAAGGGAATAATATGgtgatcatattaaaaatgtgGTATCGggatttttgcaaatctttacgttttagggcccAACTAGGTCATCtagaccattcgttctcaaaATGGGGCTCTGGAGGCCTTCGGAGGAGAGTGGTAGAAGGCTTACAGAAAACTGGGGGaaaagcacatcagattcatccttcacattaatgtaagtgtaatctTTTaactgaaagctttgttttaattattgtattgttatattgaatattctACCACTGTTGTTGTTGtttaactatatagatacaattgtaatttttttgaaagcaatcttaaaaaaaaaatttccaaatatgattaaatatgcgtgttaattgctctcatttaaaacgTAAGTTTCAGCTCAGAAATAGGATATtccatgtttaaaaacaataattgcaattgctttttttaagagcgcatcttaaaaacaacaattggaaatattatttttaatagatggtaagtttaaaacttttggagcgctagaaaatttttgattctcaatgtaggCCGTAgccgaaaaagtttgagaattaaTGATGTAGACCAAAAAAACATTGTATGATGTTCATACATATGTGTATCGCACTCCTTTTGACCttttatctcaggattgatcgaaccgattttcttcaagtttggctgaaatatttgtatacatgttagtttaatcatagattttttttttaaattcgttaattgGGTCAGTGGGATATtacgaaaaaaccaatttcgattgtTTCAGAGGCattataaagaaaactttattaaaacaattttattatctacaatgcatataaaattatccaaaaaaaaaatttttttttttaaattagccccccctatttcataaattgaatttttttgttctttcgctctttttctcttcattttaaatatttttttagatgtttatatttcatagctgtcaagaaatgtctacagttttttttctttcaaatttataccgCGAATGAATATGATACGGAaacggtttttgaaaattttcttattgtagccaccttaaaaaaatatacactctGTTTTTtggctctttttaatttttattattaatagccaggaatgtcatgcaatattttaccagcgttttttttctttcaaagtttTATGGTTACTGAAACTATTTTCAATTTCAGAAGGTTATATTGTTCACACAATACTAAAGCTTTCGCACTGTAATTAAATGTGCATGTATAATTGGATTAACACCGTGTTAGATATCAATTCATCCCTGTTgatcgattaattaattatacgagTAACAACGAATCGATAAGGATAACttgattaattgttatttaaaatagcatttaaatttattatcaattattttttatttttcaagttatattcataaacaattctagaaaaaattttaaaaaaatatttattattctaaagatGGAATTTTGTCTATAGTTTTCCTTACATCTAgtggaaattatataataattttattttttgtttcgtgTTTTTTATTGCTCACGTTCATTTAGCTATGTGGAAATCTTACGTATTACGTCATTAAGAAAGAAGTTTAAAGGATTAactatgacattaaaaaataggAATAGCCTAgagatagtaaaaataaatactgaaaagtatacaaaagatatttattttcactttaattaatTGCTACCGACAATGCTGGTACATTAAGCCATATATGTCTCATAGCTAGATAAGTCACTTGACATCGTACTTCTTTAGACAGAATCTGAATATGGTGTACTGCACGTCATTGTGAACATTTGCCCTGAACTACTTTTTTAACAACTCGCTTATTTAAAACCGATTTGGTTCTATTGTATATACTCTGTTCGATTTTCTACTTAATTATAAACTTACATATACCAGTACATGCTATACATTAATGCATACTTAAACAACTGtctaagatataaaatttatattacatcaaCACGtagtgtgtgtgttttttttttattcgattgcGTAACATAAGATAAAACGTTACgttatataattctaaatttgtttattttcattttattttgttcacttttttatttattatattttgaaaattttattttattgcgttCTATTggtgaaatgatttttatttttattatatttaaggtaccatacgttattttaatttttaaaattataaatattttacaagattttatcggtaataattttaatataattgataatttttgaatactgttatataaaaatgGTGACTAAGAAAggaacaataaaatttgtttaagggTAATATTTGGAGGTAATGATGTACTCGTATttaaaatgaatgtgaaaaacgaaataaaaaattaaaatacatcttagattaaatttcttaaaaaaaaaaaaacggtgttaAGATACCGAAACAAACTTTGATATCAAACCCTTGAAATTTTACCCgtagtaaattaaaagaaaagcgaTTAACTTATAGGTGTAGTAAGAGAAACAAATTagaataggtaaataaataatacctttaGCAGTTTTGTGTTTTAAGggatttgaaaacattttttccctaatatgtatgttttaatctgttcaactagtggaAATTGAGCAACCCTCCACCGCTTagtgagataaggatgatatgtaaatgaggtatagtcttgtacagacgcAGCCCGACCATTCGTAATAGTGTGATTATTTGAACATTAACCCAGTAACATTCTTCGAATCCTAGGCAATAATAAGGAAGTTTTAGATCGGGTGTTGCTATTTTTACGACGTGTTaccattttacacaaaatttaatattgttatgtgTAAATATTGTTCTGGTGTtgagtaattttaatatagttttcttttttactttaattatgatttttacgttatttttttattctgttttccgAGAAGGGACCCTTACACCTCTCTTGggcttcattaaatttaatttatgtttatttaaattttatatttttgttctcatttttatgtttttaaaaaaataaatttacgaataTCTTATTAAGATTCctactgtgatattagttgtaagtttttagtgatattttatctttgttattacttttacgttttttattttttttagatttaatatagcTTAAGTCTTTAGTTTTTTCTGTTACAATATGTTTATTCCGGGTGATGATAATGcggaagcgtttttcgccctcaaaaaaaaagaaaaaattgaacacCAACctccaaagtacatcggtatccaaattcgtataaaaaaactaacctttactagcatttgaatcttagaaccttcgatttcgaaaatcagctgttaaacaactgattcgCGACGAGTTAACTATTAGACCAACTGTTTGGGCATCTCAACATTTAATGATTAAaagctttatatttatatattctttagtaAAGTGGAAAATTCATCTATGTCTCATTCACTAACAGCTAaaggcttttttaaattttaaaatcaccattatttttagtatatatattgttattaagaaaattaactaagTCATGTAAATATTGCTTGCCGCGGTTTACTTTTCTCAATAATTCTCTGagtttttactaagaaaaaaaaggaaaaagtaatcatccttttttttttgtatagatattTACTAGTGAAACTAAGTATCAATGAACGGAAAATTGTATTAGTTtgatagtaataaaatttctacaagacatatttgaataactatttttcagataaatatttgtttataaatatctgataatttttgttattaccatcataaattagtttttctcaaatgtattccttaaaaaaaaatcaattgtcaACTAcaattaggttattttttttagtttctcgaatactataaaaactttttgtaaaaaaatattgctaaaggAATTATTATGAGTTAATTACGGGTTAGGGCAACagtattaacattataatattataatttgtattttttacgtCATTTTTCTGATATTACTAAATAAGGtataaattgtaactttttctattcaaaatttgaatagtttgtgtgtgtgtgtatatatatatatatatatatatatatatatatatatatatatatatttatatgtgaattaaaattttgcaacagGTATAAGCTGTTTATTTGTATATGtctataactatatataaaaattaaaacgtacagAAATACGGCTTCTAcgtattctgtaaaaaaatcagaaaaactcTTACTTTTCCTTTGATTCCGTAAAACAAAAACCGCTGGCTCATTTAAAAGCTTATTGTTGATTAATGTTACTAttcttttgttaatataattaatttttgttgaggtttattaaatgaatataacaaatttttttaagaagtattttgtaaaaatttattttatatatacaaaaaataattaattatttggacgACATGAGCAAATGAAGGGTATTGTACtgcaaattacattaaaatgcaGTCGACTAATGGTAATAGCTTGATGCGTATGATGGTGCGGAGTAAGCTATTTTGGTGATCGGTGCTGGAGCTGAGTACTTGACTACTGGAGCGGCATGTGCGTATACTGGAGCTGCATGTGCGTATACAGGAGCTGAGTATTTTGGAGCCGGTGCCGGATGAGTGTTCTGTTCCTTGTGTACGACGGCGTTGAATCCGTTATGCGGGTCGGCGGTGTATTCGACGGTCCTCTTGCTGCCGTCAGGTTCGACAAGGCTGTAAGCACCGTGTACAACATCTCCGTCCCTTGATTCTTTTTGGCTCTTGATGTCACCGGTGTGGTGGTCTTCTACCTGATATTCGAAGTTGTATTGCGGGTGTGCGTCGTATTCTTCTACTTTAGCGTAAGCAGGTGCTGAATAAACCGGGGCGTGGTAAGCAGGTGCAGAGTAAGTTATTTTTGGTGCTGAATAATATGCTGGTGCGTATGAAACTTTAGCTACCGGTGCGTGATAAGCCGGTGCAGCGTAAGCCGGTGCAGAATAAGTTATCTTTGGTGCTGAATAAGAGTAGCTGACCGGAGCAGGGCTGTATATTGCTTGTGTGACGGCCACGATCGCTGATAGGATTGCTGTTACCTGTAATATAGTTAAGAAATATGAATTTAGTGATTACTTTTCAACTTTGTAGTCGAATAAAGTAAGAAAATCTTATACTGATATACATCCTTGTATTATAAGCATTTTAGAAACGAATATACATCTACTTTTGAAGTAAACGGTAAAACTTTTGATTATTAATTCAAATCTTGTACGCcaatgaaaaatcaataatattttagtttaaataacagACTGTATGATGGATAATTTTTCGTTATTAGGGGTACTAACGATTACTTTATTTGCCCCGCTAGATCTATACCAAGAACAGTACAAATGGTTCTTCGTTAACTCcagaagggaaaatattttataactacatcTATTCGGTTACTCGTAgatgtcaaaatattttaattactcaatttttgaagacaataaaatttacaaaagataaaatgtacaaattacaaaattatatcatttttcgtgtgtatgtgtgcgtgcgaTATATATACCGATTGATTAAAAATTGCACGAAAAACTCTCTGGAGATGATTATAAAGCCAAAAACACGAAAAAAAGTTCGTTAATGAATATTGACACGCGAAACATTTAGTCCTGCTTTCTTCTCCCTCTTtgaattaaaccgtactaaaattcttggagtacaaatcgaggggtaaatttggtagTTCCTTAtaggtttttgatctaagaaattgaataatagtAGTCCCAGATCTCTATCTtccttaggttttaagaaaaactgggtAACACACGAAAAAGTTGTTTTCggaaaacatacttttttaggtttggaataaaataactttgttactttaccaataaacaataaaaatttctagttgattttgtagagaatttaattatgaaaaaattcatataaataacgtttattaaaattaaacgcaaatttgagaagttcaactttaatataaaacaaaacacacaaattgGAAAAATGTATAGAAAGAACGCGTAATctgtaaaagatgaaaaaaaacctTCCTTACCTCTTGTATTCCACACGACAAAAACCGCTGACTtagctataattaatttttatttaaagtttatttaattaatataataaaatatatgcaaaaaatatcatagaataaaaaaaaaattatactaactaattttaataattatgtaaaattttctcaactaatcattttatagtattttagaaCACAACACACccttttttgaacaaaattattgaacTTACATTTATTAGAAATTGCAAGATTTTAGTAATTACAAACTGAAACATtctaaagtagaaataaaatttacttttaataaaatgtttcaattaaaattttcttttaatatttaaacccctaaaaaaaatctgtttcggaattgaaataaattgatttaaagagtgtgttatttgtttttaattaatatccaaGTTTCAGATtacataagtaatatttattaaaggatAGAAACCCCTCTGTATGatgaatttattaacagttataaaTCACCTGATCTTCTATACTGTAGAATCAAGCTTTAAATCTAGCTTAAGAAggcataatattttaaacaagatttaataCTCCGTTTTATCGGATGACTGTAGTTCAATTAACCGGTTCTTCTTACGAACAATTAGAAGTCCAGCCAAGTAACAAGCTTGCGGCTTATTATAACGCATTTCAGTCTCagtattaaaacaagaaataagatatatgttttaatttcttttaatatatatatatatatatttatgtaatggaccttttatgtaattaattcataatttttttactactgaaATCTTAGTTATCTTTTTCGTTAGTTTATGAGAATATATTGATTCGGATTGGTTTTTCCAATTTACAGTTCTACATTAATCGCATTagtttttttcttcctgtttagcctccgggaatcactgtcaggtattacttcagagtgtatgtatgagtgtaaatgaagtgtagtcttgtacagtctcaggtcgaccatttctgagatgtatggttaattgaaagccaatcaccaaagaactccggtatccacgacctggtattcaaatccgtataaaagtaaaaaacctTTACTAACACATTATCGCATTAGTTGTCTGTACTAATCTTTACCAAtgagttttgaaatttaattgttttgttttatattaatcaaaaaaatagaaGGTGGTTTATCTTCTTCctcaaaagtaatttcttttctaGTAgtcatatcaaattttattttattatcagattgTACTCAGAACACTGaagaaatatacttttctttaatatttttcaatcacATGAATGTAAGtccatatgaaattaaaaaaaaataaaaaaattaaatgaactgtttaataaaatgttttctcatTGTCTTCATTTTtcggaaaaataaagaaatgtattaagtaattaatatatccATTACTATGACGGGGATCATCCGTTTTTCTGCAGTAAAAATCCCAGTAAAATTATTCTGGTAAAAGTCAAATTACTGAGAATAAATTTTTCTCGGTAATCTACcataaatttaaatgacattCAAGTGATTTCATTACAAGataataaattccataaaataatgtctcttaagttatttttttttgtataaattaaaaaaaaaaaaaaaacatatatatatatatatatatatatatatatatgtatatatataaattttgtatccaTGTACGCTGCtaagatgttatttattttattataattactagtCTTAAGATTTCAGTATTTACATTACTTAAATATCATAATGTTTAACTTGTCTTAATACTACTTGATATCTaaactatattttcattttaaaattaaaacatttttatgatttttttttgttataaaattaaattaaggtgTCTCGTCTCCCTTTTAGTTTTAAGACAAAAGATTGTACCCAGAGAGACGCcaggtaaattaattatttttattataataattggattttttagtttttgttaagtAGTAGTTGTAGAAGAAGAAAATCGAAAAGGATTCATTACATTTCAGTATTACTTATTCATCCACGTTATATTTCGTTAGGTTTAGATGCGTAGAAGCCATCCTTAGACCTGTACACATGCTTTTAACTacaatttacttacttttttaaatgtcatcTTTCCATAAGATACAtatgaagattaataaaaaatgacattaaaaattatcttaatttaataattattttttaaatcaattttaaatgcattttatctATATGATATTCagcatctttttaaaattcaaatggttatttaattaaatagtttttcttttttttgtataatttaataattttatatccaacaca
This DNA window, taken from Lycorma delicatula isolate Av1 chromosome 7, ASM4794821v1, whole genome shotgun sequence, encodes the following:
- the LOC142327480 gene encoding cuticle protein-like, with translation MAFIKVTAILSAIVAVTQAIYSPAPVSYSYSAPKITYSAPAYAAPAYHAPVAKVSYAPAYYSAPKITYSAPAYHAPVYSAPAYAKVEEYDAHPQYNFEYQVEDHHTGDIKSQKESRDGDVVHGAYSLVEPDGSKRTVEYTADPHNGFNAVVHKEQNTHPAPAPKYSAPVYAHAAPVYAHAAPVVKYSAPAPITKIAYSAPSYASSYYH